Genomic segment of Salvia splendens isolate huo1 unplaced genomic scaffold, SspV2 ctg703, whole genome shotgun sequence:
AGCTGTATGAGGTGGGCAGAGAGCAAGATGAGGCGTGGGCCCTATGCTGACGCGTACGACCGCCGCCGCGGTGGGGAGGAGGAGCATTTGGAGGAGTGTTGCTCGGAGCTGAGGCGGGTGAGCTCGCAGTGCAGGTGCGGGGCGGTGAAGGAGATGATGATGGAGATGCCGCAGCAGGTGGAGATGCAGAGGATGATGTGCTCTCTCCCCACCATGTGCCGGATGAGCCCCTGCGCCTGCCCCCGCTTCTTCGAATGAACTCTCTCTCTCGAATCTACTGTAATAAATGGTGGTCAGACTATAGATCATAGGGATCAGGTTTATTAGCCAATCGGCTAAGATCTTGCTTCCTAATAAA
This window contains:
- the LOC121791005 gene encoding 2S seed storage protein 1-like, producing MAKLAVLILLIATAAVASAYTYRGDECEREVEQHMPMSSCMRWAESKMRRGPYADAYDRRRGGEEEHLEECCSELRRVSSQCRCGAVKEMMMEMPQQVEMQRMMCSLPTMCRMSPCACPRFFE